One stretch of Miscanthus floridulus cultivar M001 chromosome 18, ASM1932011v1, whole genome shotgun sequence DNA includes these proteins:
- the LOC136520666 gene encoding uncharacterized protein encodes MLDMGVLRTLLLLTYIFWRVGKLIVAMAAGVSSLHSYETPPAPVKKNSPITPSSSGSATPSSSSFSKVVCHRCKGMGHIAKECPSKHAYIATDDDKFVDSAEDPDEVIDSVACTVDYKSILVQRILSTQVEPVDKLQCHNLFQMFLFVNNFHVHSIIDGGSSNNLVSHELVKTLGLSTRALPHSYHVQWFNNSGKAKVTQSAHVQFSIGSYHDYADFDVMPMQACSLLLGRPWQYDNNVVHHGRQNRYTFMFKGKTIALLPLSPAEIVQYEKELAEKKKKGHDKDFSKPTNKPSSNMKEVLFALKSVLVDHDEPCYALTCSSPICPLAPTPSDMPLVGTNLL; translated from the exons ATGCTCGACATGGGTGTCCTGAGGACTCTGCTCCTCCTCACCTACATCTTCTGGAGGGTGGGCAAGCTTATTGTGGCCATGGCGGCCGGCGTGAGCTCCCTCCATAGCTATGAG acaccaccagcacctgtaaagaagaattctcctattacaccttcttccagtggatctgctacaccttcctctagcagtttttctaaagttgtgtgccaccgctgcaagggcatgggacatattgctaaagaatgccccagcaaacacgcatatattgctactgatgatg ataaatttgtggatagtgctgaagatcctgatgaggtaattgatagtgtggcatgcactgtagactacaaatcaatccttgttcagcgtattttgagtacacaagttgagccagtagacaagctacaatgccataatttgtttcaaatgttcctctttgtcaataatttccatgttcattctataattgatggagggagcagtaataacttggtaagtcatgagcttgtcaagactcttggtttatctacacgtgctcttccacattcataccatgttcagtggttcaacaatagtggtaaggcaaaggtaacacaatctgctcatgtgcaattttctatcgggtcataccatgattatgctgattttgatgtcatgcctatgcaagcttgttcacttttgttaggccgtccttggcaatatgataataatgttgtacatcatggtaggcaaaatagatatacttttatgtttaaaggaaagaccattgctttacttcctttatcacctgctgaaattgtgcaatatgaaaaggaacttgctgaaaagaaaaagaaaggccatgataaagactttagcaaaccaacaaataaaccatcaagtaacatgaaagaagttttatttgctcttaaatctgttcttgttgatcatgatgaaccatgttatgctctaacttgttcatcgcctatatgtccacttgctCCTACTCCTAGTgatatgcctcttgttggtactaaccttttgtag
- the LOC136521379 gene encoding profilin-4-like yields MSWQTYVDDHLLCEIDGQHLSAAAIVGHDGSPWAQSEGFPQLKPEEVAGIIKDFDEPGTLAPTGLFVGGTKYMVIQGEPGVVIRGKKGTGGITIKKTGMALIIGIYDEPMTPGQCNLVVERLGDYLVEQGF; encoded by the exons ATGTCGTGGCAGACGTACGTCGACGACCACCTTCTGTGCGAGATCGATGGCCAGCACCTcagcgccgccgccatcgtcggCCACGACGGCAGCCCCTGGGCGCAGTCCGAGGGCTTCCCCCAG TTAAAGCCTGAGGAGGTTGCTGGGATCATTAAGGACTTTGATGAACCTGGTACTCTAGCACCAACTGGTCTTTTCGTTGGAGGTACAAAGTACATGGTGATCCAAGGTGAACCTGGAGTTGTCATCCGAGGAAAGAAG GGCACTGGAGGCATTACTATCAAGAAAACTGGCATGGCCTTGATTATTGGTATCTATGATGAGCCAATGACTCCGGGGCAATGCAATTTGGTGGTGGAGAGGCTCGGCGATTACCTGGTCGAACAGGGCTTCTAA